One stretch of Pomacea canaliculata isolate SZHN2017 linkage group LG11, ASM307304v1, whole genome shotgun sequence DNA includes these proteins:
- the LOC112576322 gene encoding uncharacterized protein LOC112576322 isoform X1 — MRHYNLTSLLSDAILFYFWTQLEEEREESGHHLEERGLLKQLHSHVVSPTQRMLTKKRFQFRLATALLLMVAVIFTFNRSFPGWEVQSLQYPECTATSQMREQRNSLSRTQNELKRQLGQLECNMAKLQNKTGEVASSGGWCEEESDPQKSKAHAFDFSLASSLGHFLSGQRVASFGDGPGQYKEHLLKQGLVASYDAYDGAPFCETVTSGEVKFMDLTIPQYGLPVYDWVICLEVAEHVPARYELVLVDNIARHARKGIVLSWGHPGQPGFHHVNNKSPEDVKRLLDEAGFALNDSSSSLLRQNSTFFWIVQNIFVFERKPEVILREDDA; from the exons ATGCGTCATTATAATCTGACGTCACTGTtatctgacgcaattttgttttatttttggacacagttggaagaagaaagagaagagagcgGTCACCACCTGGAAGAGCGGg gcttatTGAAACAGCTGCACTCTCACGTGGTTTCTCCGACACAGAGGATGCTTACGAAAAAACGTTTTCAATTTCGTCTTGCGACAGCTTTGCTGCTGATGGTAGCTGTCATATTCACCTTTAATCGCTCTTTCCCGGGATGGGAGGTTCAGTCCCTGCAATACCCAGAATGCACTGCAACATCACAAATGAGGGAACAGCGCAACTCTTTGTCCAGAACACAGAACGAGTTAAAGAGACAGCTGGGACAGTTAGAGTGCAACATGGCGAAACTACAGAACAAAACAGGA GAGGTGGCCAGCAGCGGTGGATGGTGCGAAGAAGAAAGTGACCCCCAGAAAAGCAAAGCTCACGCGTTCGACTTCAGTTTGGCCTCGTCTCTCGGTCACTTCCTGTCCGGTCAGCGAGTGGCGAGCTTTGGTGACGGACCCGGACAGTACAAGGAGCATCTCCTCAAACAGGGGCTGGTCGCCTCCTACGACGCCTACGACGGGGCCCCTTTCTGCGAAACCGTCACATCCGGGGAAGTCAAGTTCATGGACCTGACCATCCCACAATATGGACTTCCGGTGTACGACTGGGTGATATGTCTGGAGGTGGCGGAGCACGTGCCTGCACGATACGAGCTCGTGTTGGTCGACAACATCGCGCGACACGCGCGGAAGGGCATCGTCCTGAGCTGGGGTCATCCGGGTCAACCGGGATTTCATCACGTGAACAACAAGAGCCCTGAAGACGTGAAGCGCCTGCTGGACGAGGCTGGATTCGCTCTGAATGACAGCAGCAGTTCCTTGCTAAGACAAAACTCTACATTCTTTTGGATCGTacagaacatttttgtatttgaaagaAAACCGGAGGTTATATTAAGGGAGGATGATGCATAG
- the LOC112576322 gene encoding uncharacterized protein LOC112576322 isoform X2 produces MLTKKRFQFRLATALLLMVAVIFTFNRSFPGWEVQSLQYPECTATSQMREQRNSLSRTQNELKRQLGQLECNMAKLQNKTGEVASSGGWCEEESDPQKSKAHAFDFSLASSLGHFLSGQRVASFGDGPGQYKEHLLKQGLVASYDAYDGAPFCETVTSGEVKFMDLTIPQYGLPVYDWVICLEVAEHVPARYELVLVDNIARHARKGIVLSWGHPGQPGFHHVNNKSPEDVKRLLDEAGFALNDSSSSLLRQNSTFFWIVQNIFVFERKPEVILREDDA; encoded by the exons ATGCTTACGAAAAAACGTTTTCAATTTCGTCTTGCGACAGCTTTGCTGCTGATGGTAGCTGTCATATTCACCTTTAATCGCTCTTTCCCGGGATGGGAGGTTCAGTCCCTGCAATACCCAGAATGCACTGCAACATCACAAATGAGGGAACAGCGCAACTCTTTGTCCAGAACACAGAACGAGTTAAAGAGACAGCTGGGACAGTTAGAGTGCAACATGGCGAAACTACAGAACAAAACAGGA GAGGTGGCCAGCAGCGGTGGATGGTGCGAAGAAGAAAGTGACCCCCAGAAAAGCAAAGCTCACGCGTTCGACTTCAGTTTGGCCTCGTCTCTCGGTCACTTCCTGTCCGGTCAGCGAGTGGCGAGCTTTGGTGACGGACCCGGACAGTACAAGGAGCATCTCCTCAAACAGGGGCTGGTCGCCTCCTACGACGCCTACGACGGGGCCCCTTTCTGCGAAACCGTCACATCCGGGGAAGTCAAGTTCATGGACCTGACCATCCCACAATATGGACTTCCGGTGTACGACTGGGTGATATGTCTGGAGGTGGCGGAGCACGTGCCTGCACGATACGAGCTCGTGTTGGTCGACAACATCGCGCGACACGCGCGGAAGGGCATCGTCCTGAGCTGGGGTCATCCGGGTCAACCGGGATTTCATCACGTGAACAACAAGAGCCCTGAAGACGTGAAGCGCCTGCTGGACGAGGCTGGATTCGCTCTGAATGACAGCAGCAGTTCCTTGCTAAGACAAAACTCTACATTCTTTTGGATCGTacagaacatttttgtatttgaaagaAAACCGGAGGTTATATTAAGGGAGGATGATGCATAG
- the LOC112576170 gene encoding uncharacterized protein LOC112576170, whose amino-acid sequence MFGKYRLLVLLLVGLLLGLVIVLIMRPQVLSTKWNVLAASVGCQDCPATSQMKDQRNTLSRLLNEMKQQLGQTECNMGKILNSRKLQVASSGGWCEDESDPNKTDTHMFDKQLAESLGHFLSGQRVASFGDGPGQYKKYLLQQGLVASYDSYDGAPFCEKVTSGEVKFLDLTLPQYGLPVYDWVMCLEVAEHVPARYERVLVDNIARHARKGIVLSWGHPGQEGFHHVNNKSPEDVKRLLDEVGFTLNDRDSVSLRKNSTFDWFKANIFVFERKSDFIMMKDNE is encoded by the exons ATGTTTGGCAAGTATCGTCTTCTAGTTCTCCTCCTAGTAGGTCTACTTCTGGGATTAGTCATCGTCCTCATCATGAGGCCACAGGTGCTATCCACAAAATGGAATGTCTTAGCCGCGAGTGTGGGATGCCAAGACTGTCCAGCAACATCACAGATGAAAGACCAGCGCAACACTCTCTCCAGATTGCTGAACGAAATGAAGCAACAGCTCGGACAGACAGAGTGCAACATGGGAAAAATACTCAACTCGAGAAAGT TGCAGGTGGCTAGCAGTGGAGGATGGTGTGAAGATGAAAGTGACCCcaacaaaacagacacacacatgtttgACAAACAACTGGCCGAGTCTCTCGGTCACTTCCTGTCCGGTCAGCGAGTGGCGAGCTTTGGTGACGGACCCGGACAGTACAAGAAGTATCTCCTCCAACAGGGGCTGGTCGCCTCCTACGACTCTTACGATGGGGCTCCCTTCTGCGAAAAAGTCACATCCGGGGAAGTCAAGTTTCTGGACCTGACACTTCCGCAATATGGACTTCCGGTGTACGACTGGGTGATGTGTCTGGAGGTGGCGGAGCACGTGCCTGCACGATACGAACGTGTGTTAGTCGATAACATCGCGCGACATGCGCGGAAGGGCATCGTGCTGAGCTGGGGTCACCCGGGTCAAGAAGGATTTCATCACGTGAACAACAAGAGCCCTGAAGACGTGAAGCGCCTGCTGGATGAGGTTGGATTCACCTTGAATGACAGGGACAGTGTGTCACTCAGAAAAAATTCCACATTTGACTGGTTTAAAGCCAACATTTTcgtgtttgaaagaaaatctgaCTTTATCATGATGAAAGATAATGAATAG
- the LOC112576171 gene encoding uncharacterized protein LOC112576171 — protein MISKRQFYLAVGGLLLLALVAAMVIFKQPLRDTIYVEWLHSRDMMSQVRHQRNSLSRTLNVLKQSLGQQECTVAKLQNSKKVSSSGGFCKEESEKKGKHMTDHKLAAALGKFLTGQRVGGFGDGPGLYLKYFLEQGLVASYDAYDGAPFSENVTSGAVKFMDLTIPQYGFPVYDWVICLEVAEHVPARYEVVLVDNIARHARKGIVLSWGHPGQGGFHHVNNKSPEDVKRLLDEAGFRPDENAGLSLRNSSTFGWFKQNIFVFRRKQEKTLVEEDA, from the exons ATGATTTCAAAGCGCCAGTTCTACCTGGCTGTTGGTGGTTTGTTGCTGTTGGCACTCGTTGCTGCCATGGTGATCTTTAAGCAGCCCCTGCGAGACACCATCTACGTGGAGTGGCTGCACTCACGTGACATGATGTCACAAGTACGTCACCAGCGCAACTCCCTCTCCCGTACCCTCAACGTCCTGAAGCAGAGTCTGGGACAGCAAGAGTGCACCGTGGCCAAACTCCAGAACAGCAAAAAG GTGTCAAGCAGTGGCGGTTTCTGTAAAGAAGAGAGcgagaaaaaaggaaagcacATGACAGACCACAAGTTAGCTGCTGCCCTGGGAAAGTTCCTGACGGGTCAGCGGGTCGGCGGCTTCGGTGATGGACCTGGCCTCTACCTCAAATACTTCCTTGAACAGGGGCTGGTCGCCTCCTACGACGCCTACGACGGGGCCCCCTTCTCCGAAAACGTCACATCCGGGGCAGTCAAGTTCATGGACCTGACCATCCCACAATATGGATTTCCGGTGTACGACTGGGTGATATGTCTGGAGGTGGCGGAGCACGTGCCTGCACGATACGAGGTCGTGTTGGTCGACAACATCGCGCGCCACGCGCGGAAGGGCATCGTCCTGAGCTGGGGTCATCCGGGTCAAGGCGGGTTTCATCACGTGAACAACAAGAGCCCTGAAGACGTCAAGCGCCTGCTGGACGAAGCTGGCTTCCGTCCAGATGAGAACGCCGGGTTGTCTCTCAGGAACAGCTCGACCTTTGGATggtttaaacaaaacatttttgtgttcaggagaaaacaagagaagacgCTGGTTGAAGAGGATGCATAA